The Fusarium oxysporum Fo47 chromosome II, complete sequence genome includes a region encoding these proteins:
- a CDS encoding chaperonin 10-like protein, with translation MAEVSKPVYATSYKPHPSDRMKAATWTGTKSIELSDVPKPTITAPADAIVHITHCTICGSDLHMYNGDLNKVMEKGLIMGHEAIGIVEEVGPQVKTLSVGDRVIILPVIACGDCFYCKRKEFSLCDHTNPSRELEQMYGHRLSGIFGYSLITGGYPGDQAEYCRVPNADLTCVKAPRDIEASKLVGLADVTPTAWHGNELAEVGKGDVVGVWGCGAVGLSIQRLAKLRGASKVYAIDKDEHRLDIAKSMGMIPINVKDHSDPADYILSIEPHGLDRGIEASGFRSTNSTTHATMRALGVEGDSSDTVSAAIKATRKGGNVALIGDFFYNTNNFPIGMLMEKGITLRGGQLYAQKYFPFLLDLVVEGKYDPSFMFTHHDNFENISKNYEAFFSHKTPGGLK, from the exons ATGGCAGAAGTATCCAA ACCAGTCTATGCAACATCTTACAAGCCCCATCCTAGCGATAGGATGAAGGCAGCAACTTGGACAGGCACAAAGTCCATCGAGCTGTCCGATGTGCCCAAGCCCACCATCACCGCGCCCGCCGATGCCATCGTGCACATCACCCACTGCACCATTTGCGGCTCGGATCTGCACATGTATAACGGCGATCTGAACAAGGTTATGGAGAAGGGGCTGATCATGGGCCACGAGGCTATCGGCATCGTCGAAGAAGTTGGGCCGCAGGTCAAGACCCTAAGTGTAGGAGACCGAGTTATCATCCTGCCCGTAATTGCATGCGGGGACTGTTTCTACTGCAAGCGCAAGGAGTTCTCGCTCTGTGATCACACCAACCCCTCTAGGGAGTTGGAGCAGATGTACGGCCATCGCTTGTCAGGCATTTTCGGTTACTCTCTGATCACGGGAGGGTACCCCGGAGACCAGGCTGAGTACTGCCGCGTGCCCAACGCCGATCTCACCTGCGTCAAGGCTCCGAGGGACATAGAGGCCAGTAAGCTTGTTGGCCTCGCCGACGTGACTCCTACCGCCTGGCACGGCAACGAGCTGGCCGAGGTCGGCAAGGGAGATGTCGTCGGCGTCTGGGGCTGCGGCGCCGTTGGCCTCTCTATCCAGCGTCTGGCGAAGCTTCGTGGAGCCAGCAAGGTCTATGCCATCGACAAAGACGAGCACCGCCTCGACATTGCCAAGTCGATGGGCATGATTCCCATCAATGTCAAGGATCACTCCGATCCTGCTGACTACATCTTGTCCATTGAACCACATGGGCTGGACCGTGGCATTGAGGCGAGCGGCTTCAGGAGCACCAACTCAACTACTCATGCCACTATGAGAGCGCTGGGGGTCGAGGGGGACAGCTCTGATACGGTGAGCGCGGCGATCAAGGCGACACGCAAGGGAGGCAATGTCGCGTTGATCGGAGACTTTTTCTACAATACCAACAACTTCCCGATTGGAATGTTGATGGAAAAGGGCATCACCCTACGCGGAGGACAGCTCTACGCTCAGAAG TACTTTCCGTTTCTTCTGGACCTGGTTGTCGAAGGGAAATACGACCCCTCTTTCATGTTTACCCATCACG ATAACTTCGAGAACATCTCAAAGAACTACGAAGCCTTCTTTAGTCACAAAACGCCTGGAGGATTGAAG TAG
- a CDS encoding uncharacterized protein (expressed protein), producing the protein MSLPQEDSTTSPQGENPGQEAGPSTKRRGTIKTASTLLTKDIAYIKKVRERNKRAATKVRLKQRETEKNLESAEKDLQQANHRLTECVKELTHQVHDLKMQLLEHGTCDCVLIQEYIGNEANRYVQDTSGKTSGREHTPDG; encoded by the coding sequence ATGAGCTTGCCACAAGAAGATTCCACCACGAGTCCCCAGGGAGAAAACCCAGGCCAAGAGGCGGGCCCAAGCACGAAAAGGCGTGGCACTATCAAGACGGCCAGTACTTTGCTTACGAAAGATATCGCATACATCAAGAAGGTCAGGGAGAGGAACAAGCGCGCTGCGACCAAAGTCCGCCTCAAGCAACGAGAAACTGAGAAGAACCTCGAGTCTGCCGAAAAGGACTTGCAGCAGGCGAACCACAGGTTGACAGAATGTGTAAAGGAGCTAACTCATCAAGTCCACGACCTCAAGATGCAACTCCTTGAGCATGGCACTTGTGACTGTGTCCTCATTCAGGAGTACATTGGCAATGAAGCAAATCGCTATGTTCAAGACACGAGTGGTAAGACTTCTGGTCGCGAGCATACTCCTGATGGTTAA
- a CDS encoding major facilitator superfamily domain-containing protein, with protein sequence MNSLQRAISKIASSPGTESDRLETNQDDFVELRDGDVENPRNLSPARKRYLTSITMLILANGSIASSITAGNTQSITEEFGISSVAAQLTTSLFLLGFCTGPLLFGPLSEFYGRQWLLHLTLFIYFCFTCLTAWPPNLGSLLVGRFLAGCFAAGPFAIGPGVLVDLWDKCECGNAMGMLICICWIGPALGTVISGRFELKRDWRWSMYAKMARQQGHDVQAAGEASRPKLLQLYKTALARPWVLVLDTISLLCCLYSCLIAALQYMLFSIYPIVFQELRGWNTAVSQLPVLGQAVGAVFGLLMVFDHTRRRKAKANTGRGMLPEDHMDLAMIGGVGFPISMLWLCWSAQYNSVHWIVPTAGGMVLATCLMLIHVSCFSYITDAYADYAASVIAANIVARCISSAGAPLFTRQMFDALGVGDGGSLIAGVAAPLAVIPFLFYRYGHTIRSRSKYALA encoded by the exons ATGAACTCATTGCAGCGAGCCATTTCAAAAATTGCATCAAGCCCAGGTACAGAGTCTGACCGGCTGGAAACAAATCAAGATGATTTTGTCGAATTGAGGgatggcgatgttgaaaATCCAAGGAACTTGTCACCGGCAAGAAAACGGTACCTCACCTCCATCACGATGTTAATATTGGCAAACGGCAGTATCGCCAGCAGCATCACAGCAGGGAATACTCAGTCAATCACCGAAGAATTTGGCATTTCGAGTGTTGCTGCCCAGCTCACGACGTCACTTTTCCTGCTGGGCTTTTGTACAGGGCCTTTGCTGTTTGGCCCACTATCCGAATTCTACGGACGCCAGTGGCTGCTGCATCTTACCTTATTTATCTACTTCTGCTTTACGTGCCTGACGGCTTGGCCACCAAATTTGGGTAGTCTGCTGGTGGGCAGATTTCTTGCTGGATGTTTCGCTGCAGGGCCCTTTGCCATTGGGCCTGGTGTCCTGGTTGATCTATGGGATAAGTGTGAGTGCGGTAATGCGATGGGCATGTTGATCTGTATATGTTGGATCGGCCCGGCCCTGGGTACTGTTATATCTGGGCGCTTCGAGCTGAAGAGGGACTGGCGTTGGTCTATGTAT GCAAAAATGGCTCGGCAGCAAGGTCACGACGTACAGGCCGCAGGGGAGGCTTCCAGACCAAAGCTGCTTCAGCTCTATAAGACTGCTCTGGCACGACCTTGGGTCCTCGTTCTCGACACCATTTCTCTGCTATGTTGCCTTTACTCCTGTCTCATTGCTGCTCTACAATACATGCTCTTCAGCATATATCCTATAGTGTTTCAGGAGCTGAGAGGATGGAATACCGCCGTGTCCCAACTCCCCGTTCTCGGACAGGCCGTCGGTGCCGTGTTCGGCCTCCTTATGGTGTTTGATCATACGAGGCGTCGCAAGGCAAAGGCGAATACGGGGAGGGGGATGCTTCCAGAGGACCATATGGATCTAGCCATGATAGGCGGCGTGGGCTTCCCGATCTCGATGCTCTGGCTGTGTTGGAGCGCCCAGTACAA CTCCGTGCATTGGATCGTGCCAACAGCGGGTGGCATGGTTCTGGCGACATGCCTGATGCTGATCCATGTGTCCTGCTTTAGTTACATAACTGACGCCTACGCGGACTACGCTGCTTCCGTCATAGCTGCCAATATTGTTGCGAGATGTATCAGCAGTGCGGGAGCTCCTCTTTTCACTAGGCAGATGTTCGACGCCCTTGGAGTCGGCGACGGAGGGTCGCTTATTGCGGGTGTGGCAGCGCCTCTTGCCGTCATACCATTCTTGTTCTACCGTTATGGCCACACTATCCGCTCGCGCAGCAAATATGCTCTTGCTTGA
- a CDS encoding putative maltase MLT1 — MTQITGRAPERKWWKEAIVYQIYPASFLDTDSNGVGNINGITAKLDYLKELGVDILWISPVYESPQKDMGYDISNYRDIHRPYGTMQDVHHLIDELKARDMKLIMDLVFNHTSTQHPWFIDSASSAVSARRDWYIWRKPKYDVQGNRQPPNNWCSLFDETESAWTYDSQTDEYYLSLFSPFQADLNWETPFVREEVCDILRFWLDKGVSGFRMDVINLISKDQRFPDAEIRHPGRKYQPGECYFANGIRLMDYLQEMKTAVFSKYDTLTVGEMPYLVDEEERLKMVAAEEGVLNMIFTFEMIGLDIVPEKGRFSNKPWKVSDLKNIIAKAYKLVNQDGWHTLFCENHDQPRSITRFCDDSDEHRVAGTKLLSIMQTSLPGTLYVYQGEELGMRNVPKSWALEEYIDIESVSYIKNVCSQFAEGSPERKEAKNLLRLKARDNARTPMQWDSTSNGGFCPAGVKPWMRVNDDYTIVNAALQTSAGRANDRTMLLSPYRFWQRSIETRKKYKDLLVYGDLEIIDGTHPNVFAYKRISESKHSVTILNFSKDEVKFTFPDGQGVTCWALGSYDALSMEKPKSGVIQLLPWEGLLGIA; from the exons ATGACTCAAATTACTGGAAGAGCGCCCGAGAGAAAATGGTGGAAGGAAGCCATTGTATACCAG ATCTATCCCGCATCGTTCCTTGATACTGACTCTAATGGTGTTGGAAACATCAACGGGATCACTGCTAAACTGGACTATCTCAAGGAATTAGGCG TGGATATTCTGTGGATTTCACCAG TTTACGAAAGTCCACAGAAGGACATGGGGTATGATATT TCGAATTACCGTGATATACATCGCCCCTACGGCACAATGCAAGACGTCCACCATTTGatcgatgagctcaaggcaCGCGATATGaagctcatcatggatctGGTGTTCAATCACACCTCAACTCAG CATCCCTGGTTTATCGACTCGGCCTCGTCAGCAGTAAGCGCGCGACGAGACTGGTACATCTGGCGCAAGCCAAAGTATGACGTCCAGGGTAATCGGCAGCCACCGAATAACTGGTGCAGCCTCTTTGACGAGACAGAGTCGGCCTGGACCTATGACTCTCAGACGGATGAGTActatctctctctcttcaGTCCATTCCAAGCCGATCTTAACTGGGAAACACCATTCGTCAGAGAGGAAGTCTGCGATATCCTGCGCTTCTGGCTGGACAAGGGGGTTTCTGGTTTCCGCATGGATGTCATAAACCTCATCTCCAAAGACCAAAGGTTCCCCGACGCAGAGATCCGTCACCCAGGAAGAAAGTACCAGCCAGGTGAATGCTACTTCGCCAACGGGATCCGACTCATGGACTATCTCCAGGAGATGAAGACCGCTGTCTTCTCAAAGTACGACACTCTCACGGTCGGTGAGATGCCGTACCTGGTagacgaagaggagagacTCAAGATGGTCGCGGCGGAAGAGGGCGTGCTGAACATGATCTTCACTTTTGAGATGATCGGTCTTGACATTGTCCCCGAAAAAGGCCGCTTCAGCAACAAGCCATGGAAAGTCAGTGACCTGAAGAACATAATCGCCAAGGCATACAAGCTCGTGAACCAAGATGGATGGCACACGCTCTTCTGCGAGAATCACGACCAGCCCCGTTCCATCACGCGTTTCTGCGACGACTCGGATGAGCATCGTGTTGCTGGCACCAAACTACTCTCCATCATGCAGACAAGCCTTCCTGGTACCCTGTATGTGTATCAGGGCGAAGAGCTTGGTATGCGGAACGTACCCAAGTCCTGGGCACTAGAAGAGTACATAGACATTGAGTCTGTTTCCTATATCAAGAA TGTTTGCTCTCAGTTCGCAGAAGGGTCTCCCGAAAGAAAAGAGGCAAAGAACCTTCTGCGCCTCAAAGCGCGTGACAACGCCAGGACCCCTATGCAGTGGGACTCTACATCCAACGGCGGCTTCTGCCCCGCGGGAGTCAAGCCCTGGATGCGCGTAAACGACGACTACACCATCGTCAACGCGGCTCTACAGACTTCTGCAGGTCGAGCAAACGACCGGACCATGCTTCTGTCACCTTACCGATTCTGGCAGCGAAGTATCGAGACACGCAAGAAGTACAAAGACCTGCTCGTCTACGGGGACCTTGAGATTATTGATGGCACGCACCCCAACGTTTTTGCGTACAAGAGGATCAGCGAGTCGAAGCATTCCGTCACGATCCTTAACTTTAGTAAGGATGAGGTGAAGTTTACCTTTCCAGATGGTCAGGGGGTCACGTGCTGGGCTCTGGGGAGCTATGACGCTTTGTCGATGGAGAAGCCGAAATCGGGGGTCATACAGCTCCTACCCTGGGAAGGCTTGCTTGGTATTGCGTAG